From the Misgurnus anguillicaudatus chromosome 17, ASM2758022v2, whole genome shotgun sequence genome, one window contains:
- the nup35 gene encoding nucleoporin NUP35 codes for MDIQSIEPMALGSPTSPKPGAQFLPGFLMGDLPAPVTPQPRSFGLTGGGAETKSPLMAGGSPPQPVMPTPKDKSGAPPVRSIYDDLNSSGVGMSPLAARKQPFAGVYTPFSGLPGTPGSASTLFSPAGQQRKTTLSPAQVDPFFTQGDTLSSEDLLDDTWVTVFGFPPASASYILLQFAQYGNIIKHVMSNSGNWMHIQYQSKLQARKALSKDGKIFGEAIMIGVKPCIDKSVMEGSDKVSTSSSVFTPPIKCHGTPSQPLSTPRSVMRPLSVAYKASSSDYQVVSDQQTPKKDDSFVSKAMEYMFGW; via the exons ATGGACATCCAGA GTATTGAACCAATGGCCCTCGGCTCTCCAACCTCCCCTAAGCCTGGGGCTCAGTTTTTACCAGGCTTTCTGATGGGAGATCTGCCTGCTCCAGTAACACCTCAACCCAGGTCTTTTGGATTAACAGGAGGTGGAGCAGAAACAAAGTCTCCTTTGATGGCAG GTGGGTCTCCTCCACAGCCGGTTATGCCAACACCTAAGGACAAGAGTGGAGCTCCTCCAGTCAGAAGCATTTATGATGACCTGAACAGCTCTGGTGTGGGAATGTCACCTCTTGCTGCTCGCAAACAA CCATTTGCTGGAGTATACACACCGTTTTCTGGTCTGCCAGGGACACCAGGATCAG CTTCCACTCTGTTTAGTCCTGCGGGACAACAGAGGAAGACAACACTTTCACCAGCTCAAGTAGACCCCTTCTTCACACAAGGAGATACTCTGTCCTCTGAAGATCTGCTAGATGACACCTGGGTCACAGTGTTTGG GTTCCCACCAGCATCTGCTTCatacatccttttacagtttgCACAGTATGGAAACATAATAAAACACGTA ATGTCTAACTCAGGCAATTGGATGCACATTCAGTATCAGTCTAAACTACAAGCACGGAAAGCTCTCAGTAAAGATGGGAAGATATTTGGAGAAGCCATAATGATTGGCGTCAAACCGTGTATTGATAAG AGTGTAATGGAGGGCTCAGACAAAGTCAGCACTTCCAGTTCGGTCTTCACACCCCCGATAAAATGTCACGGAACCCCCAGTCAGCCTTTATCAACTCCTCGATCCGTCATGAGACCCCTCAGTGTCGCTTACAAAGCCTCCAGTAGTGACTACCAG gttgtgTCGGATCAACAGACTCCAAAAAAGGATGATAGTTTCGTATCAAAAGCGATGGAGTATATGTTTGGCTGGTAA